From Corynebacterium pseudotuberculosis:
GGCGCTGCGGAATCACAGGTTTCTCGAGTGCTCAACCGGGTTGAAGACCTGACTAATCGTTATCCCAACGCTGCCTCATACACTCCTGGCGAGATTCTTTAGCGTTAAGAGCGGTCCACCACTGTAGAAAATGTTGTAGCTTTGGTCACTGTAATGTGTGATCGTCACGACCCCGCCTCTTAGGGCAGGGTCGTGAACAGCGTAAATGGAAGCGCTTAGTTTTACTTAGCAGGTTTGCTCATAACGTTAGCCCTATAAGAGCAGATAAGATATGACTTGCATGAGATGTGAGGGCTAGACTGCTACGTTATGCGTCCTGAACTCTCCCAGTACACTCACGTGTCCGCAGGCAAAGTGCGCGAGATCTATGAGATCGACGATGAACGCCTGCTCATGGTGGTCTCTGACCGCATCTCCGCATACGATCACATCTTGGACCCGGAGATCCCCGATAAAGGCAGAGTGCTCACTGCGATGAGCATGTACTTCTTTGACCACATTGATTTTCCTAATCACCTTGCCGGTTCTATTGATGATCCTGCGATTCCAGAAGAGGTTCTGGGGCGCGCGTTGGTGTGTAAAAAGCTGAAAATGCTTCCCTTTGAGTGCGTAGCACGCGGCTACCTTACTGGCTCTGGTCTTAAGGAATATCAACAGACCGGCAAGGTATGTGGCATTGAACTGCCTGAAGGCCTGGTGGAGGCATCCAAATTGCCCAGCCCAATCTTTACTCCCGCCACTAAAGCGGATTTTGGCGATCATGATGAGAACGTGTCGTTTGACGCGGTCGTCGATAAGCTAGGCGAGGCACGAGCTAACGAGCTGCGCGCAGTGACCCTGAAAATTTATTCAGAGGCAGCAGCAATTGCAGAGTCCCGAGGAATTATCCTGGCGGACACAAAGTTTGAGTTTGGACTCGACGAAGACGGCAATTTAGTGCTTGCCGACGAAGCCCTCACCCCAGATTCCTCTCGTTACTGGCCAGCTGACGGCTATGAGGAAGGCAAGGCGCAACCGAGCTTTGACAAACAGTATGTGCGCAATTGGCTCACTGGGCCCAAATCTGGTTGGTCCACTGATTCTCTTAGCCCTCCGCCGTCTCTCCCCGGATCTGTTGTGGAAGCAACGCGGGAACGCTATGTAGAGGCATTTGAGAGTATCACTGGGAAAAAGTTCAGTGATTGGATTGGAAGCTGCGTTTAAAAACTAAAAAAGGCGCTGTACTTGATATCGGTACAGCGCCTTTTTGAGTTTTATGAGCCGAGCTTGTTGATCTTCTCCATCACGCTAATGATCTTGCTGACAAAGCTGACCATTTCTGTAAGCAGGTTAAGACCTTTAATAGAAGAGAGCTGGCTAAGTACCTCGGTGAAGTTGTGCATGACGTTACCTTTCACTTTTCTCAGTAAGACCGGACTTACAATAGTCGAACTTTCTAAAAAATCAAGAGAATAAAGCCACACGTGGCAGGCTTCACTTTTGGGAAAAATGCAGTGTCATGGCAATAAATTCATATTTATACGCGATTGTTTGTACGCAGGATGGGGGAGCGGCGTCAAGAGGCGAGTCAAGAGGCGAAAACTTAAAAAGAGGCTTGTTAGCGGTTTCTACTACGATTTAGACCATGTCTGAAACAACGCGCATCCAACCACCGGTAGCCCCGATCCATCCACATACCAGAACGACGCATGGCATCACGTTTGTTGATGAATACGAGTGGCTAAGGGATAAAGAATCCTCTGAGACCATTGCATACTTGGAGGCAGAGAATGCCTTCACCGATCAAGAGACTGCCCAGTTGTCTCAGCTGCAAGACAATATTTATCAAGAGATAAAGTCGCGGGTAAAAGAGACCGACATGTCTGTACCACAGCGGTCCGGCAAGTTTTGGTATTACGGGCGTTCAGAGGAGGGCAAGAGCTACGGGTATTCCTGCCGTATCCCGGTTGTTGAGGGACAAGACGCATGGGTACCACCGGTGATACCGGAAGGGGAACCGGTTGCTCAAGAACAAATCATTCTTGATTTGAACGAGTTGGCGGAAGGCCACGAGTTTTTCTCCTTAGGCGCTTCATCGATCACAACCTCGGGCCGTTACCTGGCATTTTCTGTAGACACAACGGGGGATGAGCGTTTTACGCTCAGAATTAAAGACCTGGAGACAGGGGAGCTGCTAGACGACGTCCTAGAGGGCCTCTTTTATGGCGCGACATGGGCTGGGGAAGACTATCTGTTCTATCAGCGCGTCGACGATGCATGGCGTCCTGACTCCGTGTGGCGGCATAAAATCGGCACCGATCCGAGCGAAGATGTTCGCGTTTTCCACGAGGAAGATGAGCGTTTTAATACCGGCATCGGTGCGACGCGCTCAGAGAAATACTTGATGATTGCGTCGGCGTCCAAGGTGACGTCTGAAGTATGGGTCCTGGACATGGAAAACCCAGAGGGAGATTTCCGCTGCGTTATCCCTAGGGAGCCGGGGGTGGAATATGACGTAGACCATGGCGTTATTGCAGGTGAAGACGTATGGATAATCACGCATAACGCTACGGGACCGAATTTTGAAATAGGTTGGGCACCTGCGACGGAACCTCTTGAACTATCCGAGTTGACTACGCTCATGCCGCATCGTGAAGATGTGCGGATTGATGGCGTAGATACTTATCGGGACCAGATCGTGGTGGGGTACCGCGCAGGGGCTATCGGCCGTGCAGCAATAATGCAGCTCACTGAGCAGGGATTTGGGACTTTTAAAGAGCTCCAGTTTGATGAGGAATTATACACCGTAGGGGTGTCTGGAAATCCCGAGTGGGATGCGCCGGTGCTACGTGTTGGGTACACCTCTTTTACCACCCCAAGCCAGGTGTTTGACTATACGGTAGCGGACGGTTCTAAACGCTTGCTTAAGCAACAAGAGGTCGTTGGGGGCTATAACCGTGATGATTATGTGGCAACCAGATTGTGGGCCACAGCAGAGGATGGCACCCAGATTCCAGTCTCCTTGGTACACCGCGCGGACCTGGATATGACCACTCCCAATCCGACACTGCTATACGGCTATGGTTCCTATGAAATGTCTATAGACCCAGAATTTTCCATTGCGCGTCTATCCCTCATGGACCGTGGGATGATCTTTGCCGTCGCGCATGTTCGAGGCGGCGGCGAGATGGGCCGAGGGTGGTATGACAACGGCAAGATTCTGTGCAAAAAGAATACGTTTACGGATTTCATCGCAGTAGCGGATTTTCTTATCGGCCAAGGCGTGACTGCACCAGATCAGATGGTGGCTGAGGGGGGATCTGCCGGTGGAATGCTGATGGGTGCAATTGCCAACCTTGCAGGCGACCGATTCAAAGCGATTGAGGCAGTGGTTCCCTTTGTAGATCCGCTGACTTCTATGCTTATGCCGGAGTTGCCGCTTACGGTTACGGAATGGGATGAATGGGGAGATCCGCTGCATAACAAAGAGGTGTATGACTATATGGCCTCGTATGCGCCCTATGAGAACGTGGAACCCAAACCTTATCCCAATATTCTGGCTGTGACCTCGCTCAATGACACCCGTGTTCTGTATGTAGAGCCTGCGAAGTGGATTGCTCGGTTACGGGCCACGGCACAGAGCGGTGACTTTTTGCTCAAAACCGAGATGGCAGCCGGCCATGGCGGAGTTTCAGGGCGATATGAAAAATGGAAGCAGACGGCGTTTGAATACGCATGGCTTATCAACCAAGCGACGGGAGTGCTTAAATGACAAACTTCTTTGATATTCCGGTGACGCTTAATGACGCCACCGAGACAACCATGAATGATTGGGCAGGGCATTGCCTCATGATCGTGAATACCGCATCTCGGTGTGGTCTGACTCCTCAATATGAAGCCCTGGAGGAGTTGTATCGGGATTATGCGCCACGCGGATTTTTTGTGATTGCGATGCCATGCAACCAGTTTGCTGAGGAAGAGCCTGGAACCAATAAACAGATAGCAGAGTTCTGCAAGCGGGAATATGGCGTGACTTTCCCGATTCTTGAAAAGGCAGACGTTAACGGGGAGAACACACATCCGCTGTACCAATTCTTAAAAGGAGATGGCCCCGATATCGAGTGGAACTTTGAAAAGTTTGTGGTCTCGACTGAAGGAAAGGTCGTGGGGCGGTTCGCTCCGAATATGGAGCCGGATGATTTGAAGATCATCGAGTGCTTGGAAGACAACTTGGTGCTTTAGCGTGAGGAGGTCTGCATAGGCCAAAAAGAACCGGTCACCGTGTGCGCGGTGACCGGTATCCCTCAATCTCAAAAGGAAAGATGCCTCAGAAAGTTAAACCGAAATGGATTCGGCTGTAGGACCAGTCGGTCTATCTCTGCATAATGCCTGCTCTGAGTCGCGCCCCTCAACGCTTCCCAGGAGGTGGGAAATCCCTATGCATCGACCTACCCGTGACTTTTGGAATTCGGTGCGTTAGCTAGTTCCTCAACAAGTAACGCTCTTCCTT
This genomic window contains:
- a CDS encoding glutathione peroxidase, whose protein sequence is MTNFFDIPVTLNDATETTMNDWAGHCLMIVNTASRCGLTPQYEALEELYRDYAPRGFFVIAMPCNQFAEEEPGTNKQIAEFCKREYGVTFPILEKADVNGENTHPLYQFLKGDGPDIEWNFEKFVVSTEGKVVGRFAPNMEPDDLKIIECLEDNLVL
- a CDS encoding S9 family peptidase; translated protein: MSETTRIQPPVAPIHPHTRTTHGITFVDEYEWLRDKESSETIAYLEAENAFTDQETAQLSQLQDNIYQEIKSRVKETDMSVPQRSGKFWYYGRSEEGKSYGYSCRIPVVEGQDAWVPPVIPEGEPVAQEQIILDLNELAEGHEFFSLGASSITTSGRYLAFSVDTTGDERFTLRIKDLETGELLDDVLEGLFYGATWAGEDYLFYQRVDDAWRPDSVWRHKIGTDPSEDVRVFHEEDERFNTGIGATRSEKYLMIASASKVTSEVWVLDMENPEGDFRCVIPREPGVEYDVDHGVIAGEDVWIITHNATGPNFEIGWAPATEPLELSELTTLMPHREDVRIDGVDTYRDQIVVGYRAGAIGRAAIMQLTEQGFGTFKELQFDEELYTVGVSGNPEWDAPVLRVGYTSFTTPSQVFDYTVADGSKRLLKQQEVVGGYNRDDYVATRLWATAEDGTQIPVSLVHRADLDMTTPNPTLLYGYGSYEMSIDPEFSIARLSLMDRGMIFAVAHVRGGGEMGRGWYDNGKILCKKNTFTDFIAVADFLIGQGVTAPDQMVAEGGSAGGMLMGAIANLAGDRFKAIEAVVPFVDPLTSMLMPELPLTVTEWDEWGDPLHNKEVYDYMASYAPYENVEPKPYPNILAVTSLNDTRVLYVEPAKWIARLRATAQSGDFLLKTEMAAGHGGVSGRYEKWKQTAFEYAWLINQATGVLK
- a CDS encoding phosphoribosylaminoimidazolesuccinocarboxamide synthase, which translates into the protein MRPELSQYTHVSAGKVREIYEIDDERLLMVVSDRISAYDHILDPEIPDKGRVLTAMSMYFFDHIDFPNHLAGSIDDPAIPEEVLGRALVCKKLKMLPFECVARGYLTGSGLKEYQQTGKVCGIELPEGLVEASKLPSPIFTPATKADFGDHDENVSFDAVVDKLGEARANELRAVTLKIYSEAAAIAESRGIILADTKFEFGLDEDGNLVLADEALTPDSSRYWPADGYEEGKAQPSFDKQYVRNWLTGPKSGWSTDSLSPPPSLPGSVVEATRERYVEAFESITGKKFSDWIGSCV